In a single window of the Manis pentadactyla isolate mManPen7 chromosome 14, mManPen7.hap1, whole genome shotgun sequence genome:
- the COPS7A gene encoding COP9 signalosome complex subunit 7a codes for MSAEVKVTGQNQEQFLLLAKSAKGAALATLIHQVLEAPGVYVFGELLDMPNVRELAESDFASTFRLLTVFAYGTYADYLAEARNLPPLTEAQKNKLRHLSVVTLAAKVKCIPYAVLLEALALRNVRQLEDLVIEAVYADVLRGSLDQRNQRLEVDYSIGRDIQRQDLSAIARTLQEWCVGCEVVLSGIEEQVSRANQHKEQQLGLKQQIESEVANLKKTIKVTTAAATAATSQDPEQHLTELREPAPGTNQRQPSKKASKGKGLRGSAKIWSKSN; via the exons ATGAGTGCCGAAGTGAAGGTGACAGGGCAGAACCAGGAGCAATTTCTGCTCTTGGCAAAGTCAGCCAAGGGGGCAGCCCTGGCCACACTCATCCACCAAGTGCTGGAAGCCCCTGGTGTCTACGTGTTTGGGGAACTGCTGGATATGCCCAATGTTAGAGAG CTGGCTGAGAGTGACTTTGCTTCCACATTCCGACTGCTCACTGTGTTTGCCTACGGGACATACGCTGACTACTTAG CTGAAGCCCGGAATCTTCCCCCACTCACAGAGGCTCAGAAGAATAAACTTCGACACCTATCAGTCGTCACCCTGGCTGCCAAAGTCAAG TGTATCCCATATGCAGTGTTGCTGGAAGCCCTTGCTCTGCGGAACGTGCGGCAGCTGGAAGACCTCGTCATTGAGGCTGTGTACGCCGACGTGCTTCGCGGCTCCCTGGACCAGCGCAATCAGCGGCTGGAGGTTGACTACAGCATTGGACGTGACATCCAGCGCCAGGACCTCAGTGCCATTGCCCGAACACTGCAGGAGTG GTGTGTGGGCTGTGAGGTTGTGCTGTCAGGCATTGAGGAGCAGGTGAGCCGTGCCAACCAGCACAAGGAGCAGCAGCTGGGCCTGAAGCAGCAGATTGAGAGTGAG GTTGCCAACCTTAAAAAAACTATTAAAGTTACAACAGCAGCAGCCACAGCAGCCACTTCCCAGGACCCTGAGCAACACTTGACTGAGCTGAGGGAACCAGCTCCTGGCACCAACCAGCGCCAGCCCAGCAAGAAAGCCTCCAAGGGCAAAGG ACTCCGAGGGAGCGCCAAGATTTGGTCCAAGTCGAACTGA
- the PTMS gene encoding LOW QUALITY PROTEIN: parathymosin (The sequence of the model RefSeq protein was modified relative to this genomic sequence to represent the inferred CDS: deleted 1 base in 1 codon), translated as MSEKSVEAAAELSAKDLKEKKEKVEEKAGRKERKKEVVECPLPLVGRVGEARSQPDAAPCPGPGRRRRTGLKRRKKKPRRTEKRRMKGKRKMRKKKMTTTKGPR; from the exons ATGTCGGAGAAGAGCGTGGAGGCAGCGGCCGAGTTGAGCGCCAAG GAcctgaaggagaagaaagagaaggtggAGGAGAAGGCAGGCCGGAAAGAGCGAAAGAAAGAAGTGGTGGAG TGCCCGTTGCCattggtggggagggtgggt gaggctcGCAGCCAGCCTGACGCAGCTCCCTGTCCGGGTCCCGGCAGGAGGAGGAGAACGGGgctgaagaggaggaagaagaaaccGCGGAGGACGGAGAAGAGGAGGATGAAGGGGaagaggaag ATGAGGAAGAAGAAGATGACGACGACGAAGGGCCCGCGCtga
- the MLF2 gene encoding myeloid leukemia factor 2, which produces MFRFMRDVEPEDPMFLMDPFAIHRQHMNRMLSGGFGYSPFLSITDGNMPGTRPASRRMQAGAVSPFGMLGMSGGFMDMFGMMNDMIGNMEHMTAGGNCQTFSSSTVISYSNTGDGAPKVYQETSEMRSAPGGIRETRRTVRDSDSGLEQMSIGHHIRDRAHILQRSRNHRTGDQEERQDYINLDESEAAAFDDEWRRETSRFRQQRPLEFRRHEASGGGGRRAEGPPRLAIQGPEDSPSRQSRRYDW; this is translated from the exons ATGTTCCGCTTCATGAGGGACGTGGAGCCTGAGGATCCCATGTTCCTGAt GGACCCCTTTGCTATTCACCGTCAGCACATGAACCGAATGTTGTCAGGTGGCTTTGGATATAGCCCCTTCCTTAGCATCACAGATGGCAACATGCCAGGGACCAGGCCTGCCAGCCGCAGGATGCAG GCTGGGGCCGTCTCCCCCTTCGGGATGCTGGGAATG TCGGGTGGCTTCATGGACATGTTTGGGATGATGAACGACATGATCGGGAACATG GAACACATGACAGCTGGAGGCAATTGCCAGACCTTTTCATCTTCCACTGTCATCTCCTACTCCAACACGGGTGATGGGGCACCCAAGGTCTACCAGGAGACATCGGAGATGCGCTCAGCACCAGGCGGG ATCCGGGAAACTCGGAGGACCGTGCGGGACTCGGACAGTGGACTGGAGCAGATGTCCATTGGGCATCACATCCGGGACCGGGCCCACATCCTCCAGCGTTCCCGCAACCACCGCACAGGGGACCAGGAGGAGCGGCAGGACTACATCAACCTGGATGAGA GTGAGGCCGCAGCATTTGACGACGAGTGGCGGAGGGAGACATCCCGGTTCCGGCAGCAGCGCCCTCTGGAATTCCGACGGCATGAGGCCTCAGGGGGTGGGGGCCGGAGGGCTGAGGGGCCTCCCCGCCTTGCTATACAGGGGCCTGAGGACTCCCCCTCCCGACAGTCCCGCCGCTATGACTGGTGA